The following coding sequences lie in one Hoplias malabaricus isolate fHopMal1 chromosome 14, fHopMal1.hap1, whole genome shotgun sequence genomic window:
- the LOC136665984 gene encoding rhamnose-binding lectin-like yields MFFLKLSLLTFLMAVLMGMLTYAENVITCYGSDQRLSCESGLIRVKSAIYGRTDSTVCSVGRPASETQNTQCSMNVSLISDMCNGRSVCEFKTDTLGLPDPCYGTYKYFNTTYDCVTGRSIVSCEGSYISLDCGGSVVNVLLAKYGRTDSTTCSTGRPVSEITKTDCYVTNSLATVKTICEGKSSCTLSATNDVFYDPCVGTYKYLSMTYTCVAKETSVTCEGNTAVLTCDSGVLNILSANYGRTDSITCSAGRPNNEVTNTHCFANNTLSVVKNSCGGKSKCAVSATNNVFTDPCVGTYKYLTVVYSCIY; encoded by the exons ATGTTCTTCCTGAAGCTCTCTCTACTCACCT TTCTGATGGCAGTGCTGATGGGAATGCTCACCTATgcag AGAATGTAATCACATGTTATGGCTCAGACCAGCGCCTCAGTTGTG AGAGCGGACTGATACGAGTGAAGTCTGCAATTTATGGCCGTACAGACAgcactgtgtgtagtgttggtCGCCCTGCTTCAGAAACTCAGAACACACAGTGTTCAATGAATGTTTCACTCATCTCTGACAT GTGCAATGGgcgaagtgtgtgtgagtttaagaCTGATACTCTTGGCCTTCCTGACCCGTGTTATGGAACTTACAAGTACTTCAACACAACCTACGACTGCGTTACAGGCC GTTCCATTGTGTCATGTGAGGGTAGTTACATTTCACTGGACTGCG GAGGGAGTGTTGTAAATGTCCTGCTTGCTAAGTATGGCCGAACGGACTCCACCACATGTTCTACTGGACGTCCAGTCAGTGAGATCACCAAAACTGACTGCTATGTCACAAACAGTCTAGCTACAGTTAAAACGAT ATGTGAAGGGAAGAGCTCCTGCACTCTCTCTGCAACAAATGATGTGTTCTATGATCCCTGTGTTGGCACCTATAAATACCTGTCCATGACCTATACATGTGTGGCTAAAG AGACGAGTGTGACCTGTGAAGGAAACACAGCTGTGCTCACCTGTG ATTCTGGGGTTCTAAATATCCTGAGTGCTAACTACGGCCGAACCGATTCCATCACTTGTTCTGCTGGGCGTCCGAACAATGAGGTcaccaacactcattgctttgCAAACAACACACTATCTGTGGTTAAAAATAG TTGTGGAGGCAAAAGCAAATGTGCAGTCTCTGCCACCAATAACGTATTCACTGACCCCTGTGTTGGCACTTACAAATACCTAACTGTTGTCTATTCCTGTATTTACTGA
- the LOC136666242 gene encoding rhamnose-binding lectin-like, with protein MFFLKLSLLTFLMAVMGMLTYAENVITCYGSDQRLSCESGLIRVKSAIYGRTDSTVCSVGRPASETQNTQCSMNVSLISDMCNGRSVCEFRTDTLGLPDPCCGTYKYFNTTYDCVTGRSIVSCEGSYISLDCGESFIIGVL; from the exons ATGTTTTTCCTGAAGCTCTCTCTACTCACCT TTCTGATGGCAGTGATGGGAATGCTCACCTATgcag AGAATGTAATCACATGTTATGGCTCAGACCAGCGCCTCAGTTGTG AGAGCGGACTGATACGAGTGAAGTCTGCAATTTATGGCCGTACAGACAgcactgtgtgtagtgttggtCGCCCTGCTTCAGAAACTCAGAACACACAGTGTTCAATGAATGTTTCACTCATCTCTGACAT GTGCAATGGgcgaagtgtgtgtgagtttaggACTGATACTCTTGGTCTTCCTGACCCATGTTGTGGAACTTACAAGTACTTCAACACAACCTACGACTGCGTTACAGGCC GTTCCATTGTGTCATGTGAGGGTAGTTACATTTCACTGGACTGCGGTGAGAGCTTTATAATTGGTGTTCTATAA